One segment of Drosophila mauritiana strain mau12 chromosome 3R, ASM438214v1, whole genome shotgun sequence DNA contains the following:
- the LOC117143626 gene encoding male-specific protein scotti, which translates to MDVLHAHDLYDEQLIDRVGDAVNEDAGDDLDTLVDGQQQQQRLGVNRQMDILLDAPQEPPLGVFPAQGGPNGPPRLRKKRSFYTMTKPTAPCQSQEPEMCLLMASVTRAMRHVREDQRGEYFANYLVENMTSQNYPNGVGLPRHWGQF; encoded by the coding sequence ATGGACGTACTACACGCACACGATCTGTACGATGAGCAGCTAATCGATCGAGTCGGCGACGCGGTGAACGAAGATGCTGGCGATGACTTGGACACATTGGTGGatggacagcagcagcagcagcgcctgGGAGTCAATCGTCAGATGGACATACTCCTGGACGCTCCTCAAGAGCCACCGTTGGGCGTTTTTCCGGCGCAAGGAGGGCCAAATGGACCACCACGTCTGCGCAAGAAACGGAGCTTCTACACTATGACCAAGCCCACTGCGCCGTGCCAAAGTCAGGAGCCGGAGATGTGCCTCCTAATGGCCAGTGTCACGAGGGCGATGCGTCACGTTCGCGAGGATCAGCGAGGCGAGTACTTTGCAAATTACCTGGTCGAGAATATGACCAGTCAGAACTACCCGAATGGTGTGGGTCTGCCACGGCATTGGGGTCAGTTCTGA